Proteins encoded together in one Electrophorus electricus isolate fEleEle1 chromosome 9, fEleEle1.pri, whole genome shotgun sequence window:
- the pcdh10a gene encoding protocadherin-10a, with the protein MILLFVLFSVVDGGLSQLHYSVPEEQERGAIVGNIAEDLGLDITKLSARRFQTVPSSRTPYLEVNLENGAIVVNERIDREEICRQTVPCLLHLEVFLENPLELFRVEIEVLDINDNPPSFPETDITVEITESATPGTRFPVENAFDPDVGTNALSTYAITNNNYFYLDVQTQGDGNRFAELVLEKPLDREQQAVHRYVLTAVDGGQPQRTGTALLVVKVLDSNDNAPVFDQSVYSVNLRENSPVGTLVIQLNATDMDEGQNGEIVYSLSSHNPPRIRDLFNIDSRTGRIEVTGEVDYEESGTHQIYVQAKDLGPNAVPAHCKVLVKLIDVNDNTPDITFSTVTESVSESAASGTVIAMLSVSDRDSGENAQMTCELRGDVPFKLKSSFKNYYTIVTDGPLDRESAESYTLTVVATDKGAPSLTASKSIKVHVSDENDNAPRFTQAIYDVYVTENNVPGAYIYAVSASDPDVGLNAYVTYSILEREIQGMSVLTYVSINSENGYLYALRSFDYEQVKEFTFMVQAKDSGTPELITNATVNVIIVDQNDNAPNVIAPLGKNGTAREHLPRSAEPGYLVTRIVATDADDGENARLSYSILRGNELGVFRMDWRTGELRTARRVSKKRDPPHPYDLLIEVRDHGQPPLSSSASVNVALVDSVVEGRGGERGSVKSKEGSLDLTLILIIALGSVSFIFLLAMIVLAVRCQKDKKINIYTCLAGDCCPCCGPCCSRGARGRKKKLSKSDIMLVQSTNVASTAQVPVEESGTFGSRHQNQNYCYQVCLTPESAKTDLMFLKPCSPSRSTDAEHSTCGAIVAGYADQQPDIISNGSILSSETKHQRAELGYLDRPRRVNSSAFQEADLVSSKDSGHGDSEQGDSDHDATNRGHTAGADLFSNCTEECKALGHSDRCWMPSFVPGDGRQGADYRSNLHVPGMDAVPDSEHVTGFPSTFQLDMSETS; encoded by the exons ATGATCTTGCTATTTGTCTTGTTCTCGGTTGTGGATGGCGGGCTATCGCAGCTGCACTACTCGGTACCGGAGGAACAGGAGCGCGGAGCGATCGTGGGGAATATCGCCGAGGATCTGGGGCTGGACATAACCAAACTTTCCGCGCGCCGCTTTCAGACGGTGCCGAGTTCACGCACGCCGTATCTGGAAGTGAACTTGGAGAACGGAGCGATCGTGGTGAACGAACGCATTGACCGAGAGGAGATATGCCGACAGACCGTGCCGTGTCTCCTTCATCTCGAGGTGTTTTTAGAGAACCCGCTCGAGCTTTTCCGCGTGGAGATAGAGGTGCTGGATATTAACGATAATCCGCCGAGTTTCCCAGAGACCGACATCACCGTGGAAATCACCGAGAGTGCTACGCCGGGTACCCGCTTCCCGGTGGAGAACGCATTCGACCCAGACGTAGGCACCAATGCCCTGAGCACGTACGCCATCACGAACAACAATTACTTTTACTTGGACGTACAGACACAGGGCGATGGAAACAGGTTCGCAGAGCTCGTGCTGGAAAAACCGTTAGACCGCGAGCAGCAGGCTGTTCACAGGTACGTGCTCACCGCCGTCGATGGAGGGCAACCGCAACGAACAGGTACCGCGCTCCTCGTGGTTAAGGTGCTGGACTCCAACGACAACGCACCGGTTTTCGATCAGTCCGTGTATTCCGTGAACCTGCGCGAGAACTCTCCAGTCGGCACGCTCGTGATCCAGCTGAACGCCACGGATATGGACGAGGGCCAAAACGGAGAGATTGTTTACTCGTTAAGCAGTCACAATCCGCCGCGCATTCGGGATCTGTTTAACATCGACTCGCGCACCGGACGGATTGAAGTCACCGGAGAAGTGGATTATGAGGAGAGtggcacgcatcagatttacgTCCAGGCGAAGGACCTGGGACCGAACGCAGTGCCCGCGCACTGCAAAGTTCTGGTCAAACTAATCGACGTGAACGACAACACGCCGGACATCACATTCAGCACCGTTACTGAGTCGGTGAGCGAAAGCGCAGCCTCGGGCACGGTGATCGCCATGCTGAGCGTCTCTGACCGGGACTCCGGCGAGAACGCGCAAATGACCTGTGAGCTGCGCGGCGACGTGCCGTTCAAACTCAAATCGTCCTTCAAGAACTATTACACCATCGTGACGGACGGTCCGCTAGACCGCGAGAGCGCCGAGTCTTACACGCTCACGGTGGTGGCGACGGATAAAGGGGCGCCGTCCCTCACCGCGAGCAAGTCCATCAAAGTGCACGTGTCGGACGAGAATGACAACGCACCCCGCTTCACGCAGGCGATTTATGACGTGTACGTAACGGAGAACAACGTGCCGGGCGCGTACATCTACGCCGTGAGCGCCTCGGATCCGGACGTCGGACTAAACGCTTATGTGACTTACTCCATATTGGAGCGCGAGATCCAGGGCATGTCCGTTCTGACTTACGTCTCGATCAACTCCGAGAACGGATATCTTTACGCGCTGCGCTCGTTCGACTACGAGCAGGTCAAAGAGTTTACGTTTATGGTTCAAGCGAAAGACTCCGGGACGCCCGAGCTGATAACGAACGCCACCGTTAACGTCATCATAGTGGACCAGAACGACAACGCGCCGAACGTGATCGCCCCGCTGGGCAAAAACGGTACCGCGAGAGAACACTTACCCCGCTCGGCGGAGCCCGGATACCTGGTAACGCGCATCGTCGCCACAGACGCGGACGACGGAGAGAACGCGCGGCTCTCGTATAGCATCCTCCGGGGGAACGAGCTCGGCGTGTTCCGTATGGACTGGAGGACCGGCGAGCTGCGCACCGCGCGCCGCGTGTCCAAAAAACGGGACCCGCCACACCCTTACGACCTGTTGATCGAAGTGCGAGACCATGGACAGCCTCCCTTGTCGTCCTCCGCAAGCGTCAACGTCGCGCTCGTGGACAGCGTGGTGGAGGGGCGTGGCGGGGAGCGGGGTTCGGTGAAGTCCAAAGAGGGCTCGCTGGACCTCACGCTCATCCTCATCATCGCGCTCGGCTCCGTgtccttcatcttcctcctggCGATGATCGTGCTGGCCGTGCGTTgccagaaagacaaaaagataAACATCTACACGTGCCTGGCGGGAGACTGCTGTCCCTGCTGCGGCCCGTGCTGCAGTCGCGGGGCGCGCGGGCGGAAAAAGAAGCTGAGCAAGTCAGATATCATGCTCGTGCAGAGCACGAACGTGGCCAGCACGGCGCAGGTACCAGTGGAGGAGTCGGGGACTTTTGGCTCACGCCACCAGAACCAGAACTACTGCTACCAGGTGTGCCTCACGCCCGAGTCCGCCAAGACCGACCTGATGTTCCTCAAGCCGTGCAGTCCTTCGCGGAGCACGGACGCCGAGCACAGCACGTGCGGGGCTATCGTCGCCGGTTACGCCGACCAGCAGCCGGATATCATATCCAACGGGAGCATCTTATCCAGCGAG ACCAAACACCAGAGGGCAGAACTCGGTTACCTGGATAGACCCCGTCGTGTTAAcag cTCAGCGTTCCAGGAGGCGGATCTCGTCAGCTCTAAAGACAGTGGTCATGGAGACAGTGAGCAAGGAGACAGCGACCACGACGCCACAAACCGGGGCCACACTGCCG